One part of the Aliivibrio fischeri ATCC 7744 = JCM 18803 = DSM 507 genome encodes these proteins:
- a CDS encoding AI-2E family transporter — MLDMVTQWYKRRFSDPHAVSLAAILIVGFITIYFFGHLIAPLLVAIVLAYLLEWPVAKLTRIGLPRVLSVMLVIILFISLMLLAVFGLVPTIWTQVGNLINDVPSMFNGLNSFLSSLPERYPEFIQPQSIETLLETIRVKVLGMGESIVKGSLSSLVSLAALGVYLILVPLLVFFLLKDKDEMVGTMSNLLPKNRRLATKVWLEMNEQISNYIRGKVVEILIVGTVSYLTFFIMDLRYALLLAVMVGFSVLIPYIGAAAVTVPIAIVALFQWGLTPDFYWLLLAYAIIQALDGNVLVPVLFSEAVNLHPVAIIVSVLVFGGLWGFWGVFFAIPLATLVKAVWKALPATEIEANY; from the coding sequence ATGTTAGATATGGTTACCCAGTGGTATAAGCGCCGCTTTTCAGATCCTCATGCCGTTAGTTTGGCTGCTATTCTTATTGTTGGCTTTATTACCATTTACTTTTTTGGTCACTTAATTGCGCCATTGTTAGTTGCCATAGTATTGGCGTATTTATTAGAGTGGCCTGTTGCTAAACTAACTCGCATTGGTTTACCAAGAGTACTCTCAGTAATGTTGGTTATTATCTTGTTTATTAGTCTTATGTTATTGGCCGTTTTCGGTTTAGTTCCGACTATTTGGACGCAAGTAGGTAATTTAATTAATGATGTGCCATCCATGTTTAATGGTTTAAATAGTTTCTTATCAAGTTTACCTGAGCGTTACCCTGAATTTATTCAACCTCAATCAATCGAGACTCTATTAGAAACAATACGAGTTAAAGTACTTGGAATGGGAGAGAGCATAGTCAAAGGCTCGCTATCATCATTAGTAAGTTTAGCAGCGCTTGGTGTTTACCTTATTCTTGTACCACTGTTAGTGTTTTTCTTATTAAAAGATAAAGATGAGATGGTTGGCACTATGAGTAATCTTTTACCTAAAAATCGTCGTTTGGCGACGAAAGTGTGGTTGGAGATGAATGAACAGATAAGTAATTACATTCGAGGTAAAGTCGTCGAAATTTTAATTGTAGGTACTGTGAGTTATTTAACCTTCTTTATTATGGATTTACGTTACGCCTTATTACTAGCCGTAATGGTGGGTTTTTCTGTGCTTATTCCTTATATTGGCGCTGCGGCTGTAACGGTTCCTATTGCGATTGTTGCCTTATTCCAATGGGGGTTAACGCCAGATTTTTATTGGTTATTGTTAGCTTATGCCATCATTCAGGCTCTGGATGGTAATGTGTTGGTTCCCGTTTTATTTTCTGAAGCGGTTAATTTACATCCTGTGGCGATTATTGTTTCTGTTTTAGTCTTTGGTGGATTATGGGGTTTTTGGGGCGTGTTTTTTGCAATTCCATTAGCAACATTAGTGAAAGCGGTGTGGAAAGCGCTTCCTGCAACAGAAATAGAAGCGAATTATTAA